TTTCATAAGTGCTAAGAACTGTGGCTGCTTAATCATGCTTTATCTCATCTCCACTTCACAACCCACCACTGAAGTAAACACGGTTGGTTCCAGTTTGGATAAGAAAATGAAGGTTAagggagattaagtaacttgcccagggtcacagttggtggcagagctgggattccaccCATAGTCTCTCTGAATCTAAACCTGTATTCCTAACTACTACATCTACTGTCCTTACCCAGAGGTTCCTTGGTCCATTAGGATGACAATAATCCCAGGATCTCTTGACCTTCAGAGACCCATGGCTAGCCCCAGAGCTCTGGTCTTCCATTCAGGCTCCCAGTCTACTGGCTCCCTCATTGATCCAATCTTGAACTCTTATTGAGCTGCTGGGTACTGAGAATATAGTGACGACCAAATGCTCTCCCCTCAAGAGACAGCCCTCACTCAAAGATGACAACAGTGAATGAAGCAGCCTCGAAGTTTTTATTAACATGAGTTTTCAAAAACAAGCATCCATATTAGTGAGGGGGGCgagggtgggggaagagggaaggacagGGAGAAGGAATTCTGCTCTATTGGTAATAAAGCTCCAGGTTCATCCCATCGTGGATTTCATCTGAAGTACAGGTGTTAAGGAATCCTCGCTGTGggctccatccccacccctcccatcTGTCACAGTTAGGTCAGGGTGGCCACATTTTAATTTGGatcattttaatttgaaaagaatccaaactttttaaaaagttcatgtTCCTTTGGCACAACAAACATCCCGAGTCTCCCTCCACTCTGACCTCCCGTAACCAACTCAAGTGGAGCTCAGTAATAAATACTTTGACTGAAAAGTGTCAAAGTCTTACAAGCCGAGTCAAATCAAAACATTTcaccatgggcctccctggtggcgcaagtggttgagagtccgcctgccgatgcaggggatacgggttcgtgccccggtctgggaggatcccatatgccgcggagcggctgggcccgtgagccatggccgctgagcctgcgcgtccggagcctgtgctccgcaacgggggaggccacaacagtgagaggcccgcataccgcaaaaaaaaaaaaaaaaaaaaaaaaaaaaatttcaccaaccaccctcctcccccaacaAAATAATTACATGGCTCCCATTTTCTAAATACTTAGCATGTGCCACATATTAAGTTAAACACATTATGTGCATAATCTCATATAGACTCCAGTATTGAACAAAGAGAATCAAGTCTGGGTATGTAGACCCTTCCTCAAGAAGTCAAAGGATACAGTCCCCCAGAGATACGTGGTCCTTAAAAATCGTGTACCTGCGGGATAAAAACTTTTCAGGAAAAAGCCTAAGGAGGCTCTTCAGCCTGGAGGCAAGCTGAGGAAGTTCTGCCTAAGCAAAGGGCTGGCTGCAGCCCTCCCCTAACCAGAAACTTCTGGCCTGCTCCTGTCCAGCCCCCAGCTCTACCCCTGTACTCACCACTTCTTCAATACGATCTTGTTCCAACGGGTGCCAGTTTGGGCTGCAATCAGCTTCTTAAGGTCCCCGATGGTGTCATCAGTACTGGACGcagaggaattaaggaaaatgGAAGGGGTAGATAGAACGCGACGAGGACATTTCCAGGAGTGAATGCACTCTGCCAGGACCCCATtcccgcccccacccctgcccccgggTTTAACTAAAATCACCCTACAACATGGACTGAGTTGCCTGCCTCATTCATGTTAAGCACCCTCCGGAAGCCACCGCCTCTCGGCCGCCAGTGGATACTTGCACTTAACGCGGACCTTCTTCCCCAGACGGTCGTTGCAAACAACCTCGATCATCCTGGCTGGAGCTACACAGGGCGGGGATAGAGGCAAAAGAATCAGGACTTCAGGGGTCCCTCAGGCCCCAAGGCACCCGGTTATTGAGACTTAATGTTCACGCCCCCCTCAATCCCCCAGATCGGACTCTTCCTGGGCCCCAAGTCCCGTGTCCCAGGACCTCGGACCCCACGGCGACCGCGGACTCCAGGCAGCAGCGCGCCCTACCCGCCGTCCCGGCCCAGTCCCATTTCAGGTAGCCTGAAGGCCGAGCCTCGCCTCTCGCAGGCGGGCGGATCCTCGATGGCCGGGTCCCATCAACTTTCCCCTACTCCGGACCTCTCCACCTGGCCCCCTCACCTCGAATCTCCTGGAACCAGCAGACGCCACACGAAGCTCGCTCGAAGGCAGAGCCCCAGCCAGCGGTGACGCTAAGAACCGGAAGCGGAAGTGCGCAACCGAAAgctcctccctccgcccctcccagTGTCTGTCAACACCCCGCGGAGTTCGCAGCCCCGGGCCGGATGTGGGCTTGCGGCTCCCAGGAGCAGCTTTGGGGTCCCGAGCCTGAGTAGAGGGACACATGTGGACAGAGCGTGGAGCCGAATGAGGGTCCCGGCGGAGGGGGGGGGGCGTGGAGAGTCAGAGGTCATTAACCGGCGCCCAGCCGTTTGGATGCAGTTAGTTGAAGGCTTTTCGCTGTGCCGAGACGCCGTCTGGTGTGGCATCTCGGGGGGCGGGGATTACCTCTCGTTCCTGAGCCTGACGGAGCCTTTAACTGCAGCTTTAGGGCTTTGGGGAGCCTGGGGCAAGTCCTGCGGGCATCCCGTCCGCCCCCCTGCCTTCATTCAGGGCTGGGCCTCGGAAGCGTTTTGCTCACCCCTCCCCTCTGCTTATCTCGCCTGCCCCCAGGGACATCTTGGGTGCAGACTTCAGTCGATAAGTGAAGGAGCCTCCTGATCCTGGCCTGGATACCAGCACTTACCAGAATGGAGTTCACGTTGCACGCCTACCTGCAACACTGACGAGGAAGCCGGAAACTGCACAACTGCAAAATATCTCAGGTCTGTATCTTCAAGGAAGGTCGCTCCCGCCCTACAGGGGGCACTGTGTAGCAGTTCCCAACCTTGCCTTTCAGCGCCAAAGCAGCCCCTGAACTGGTCTGGTTCCCCAGAGCTGGTGGGACAGAGAACACCCCTCCCTAAGTCCAACCTGCCAATGGAACTGACTCTTGAACTGTTCCTTCTCAGCAGACAGGATTCTCCTAGTTTGGTGAGCCTAAAAGGATTCACTCTGAAAAGGGgccaccacttctttttttttaatttttatttatttttggctgcgttgggtcttcgttgctgc
This window of the Mesoplodon densirostris isolate mMesDen1 chromosome 3, mMesDen1 primary haplotype, whole genome shotgun sequence genome carries:
- the UBL5 gene encoding ubiquitin-like protein 5 — translated: MIEVVCNDRLGKKVRVKCNTDDTIGDLKKLIAAQTGTRWNKIVLKKWYTIFKDHVSLGDYEIHDGMNLELYYQ